The Halobacillus amylolyticus nucleotide sequence AAGCTTCTCGTACCATTTTATACCTTCTTCGTAATCAGATATTCTTACTTGAAATGTTACCCCTGTATTGCTTCCCATGACATAGCCTCCTACGAATTTTTCAAGTTCATGATCAAACCCGATATTTGTTGACTCTATAACTTTCTATTTTTTCCATATAAAATCCTTCTTTGATTCGGCCCTCTGGGAAAAATGTGTAGTATAACTATTGGGATTCGCTGTTCATCACAAGCCTGTATTTTCTAAAACTGCTGTTAAGAAAAATCTTACTAAAGCTAATAAACATAAAAGCGGAGTCTGTCCCTAAGTAGTTTAATTTACTTGGGAACAGACTCCGTAACCACAATCATGTTTTGTCTTAATGTTTTTAAGTGGCCTCAAGTCTTTTTTTCAACCATTGCTCTTGAGCACCTTGAACTTTGAAAATACGAGCTCATAGTATAAACCGGTTACCGTTTGCGTCATTAGAAATATCGGAAAAGAAAAAGGAATCTTATATCCCTTCTGGAATTGAACAATCTCTAGCAAGGTGAAAACCCATTGCATCCCCACACCTATCATGGCCCAAGCCACAATGTACCATATGAAGGTTTTCTTATTAATTCGAAAAGATTCATAAAAGTAAATAAAAAAGTAACTGAACGGCGCAAATAAAAGATAGTACAATAAGTCAAATAAACGATAACCATTCGAATCGTTCAGCTTAAAAAAGTCAACGAGCCCACCGCCGATTGTAAAGTCGAATAAAACCCCAATCGTAAATCCCCATAATAAAAATAATAACGTAATCTCGCGAGCGAACTTTTTAGGAAGCAAGAATAAGACGGCATAACTTACGACAACGAAAAGCAATATGGATATTTCGTTTTTATCAAAACTCCCCCATAAGCTCATGAGTATTTCACCTCACTCTGGGCGCTCTTTCTAAAGAATTTGAGGGAAAAATAAGCTATTACATGAAGACTCAAATAATATATGGCATCATAACCTATGTTCCACTTAATATAATTCGTCATGTTGAAGAAGGTTGAAAAGAACGTCAATAAGAGCAATATTGCTAAAGATGTACTCACATTTAATAAGGATTTGGCGAACGTGTTTGCTCTGCAAAGCAGATTTAATTGCGTTACTAAAATCATAGGAATAATTATACTTCTAAACAATAAAAAAGCGGTATAATCCATTGCGTCCTTTGTTGATTTAATGAGTTTCATCTCTTCATAAATAATCCAAGTCCAATTAATGCTAATCACCAGAATGATCAAAAACACAAAGGTATTTTCGATTATTGACAACTTCTTTGGAATGGCTAAAAAAAGTGCTAATACCAGCCATGAAGTAAAGAAAAACACAGCAAACGCCATAAAGACCCTCCTTCTCATTGCCGTTATTATGTGTTTTTCAAAGCGGAAGTATACGATTCAAAGAACGGTGAGCCTATCTTTAAGTGTCGGTAATTTTTTGTGTTTTTTTGACAATAACCGTTGTCAAAAGATGAGACATGTCCAAGCAGAATAACCAGCGGGGTACGGGGACCCTGCTGGTTTTTTTGCGTATGATCCGATTATTGAAGGGCTAGCCCCTTACGTTCAATAATACTTTTCTGATTCAATAGGCTGGTGAGCCTGCCCAGCTTCCTCTAAAGGGAATTCTTTGCCGATTTTAATGTTCAGCTGTCCATTAGATATGTATTTTAGAATTTCACTTGCAGCTTCGCTTAAAGTCTCTGGCCTTTCTTTTCGTGTAGTTCCTAGACTATACCCCAAGATAGAGCGACAACTTGCATGAAGCTCTTTCGTCTTGAAATTGCCTATTTTCCACTTGAATTGCCGAAGTGAACAAGTCTCCCGTATGTTGCCAAGCAGTTCATGCTTAATTCTGAGGCCTCCCCTGCTAAAGAATCCAGGATAATGTCGCCCCTTTACCATTTGTAAGTTCGTTTACCTTATCCGAAAAACGATCATATAACAAGACGTGATCTGCTCCAGCTTCTTCAATAACTAAAAACTTATCTTTATGACTGACAGTACCAATAACCTGACCTGCTCCTAAAATTTTAGCTAATTGGATGGCTGTTGCCCCCCCAGCTGCTGCATGAATAAGTACATTTTCACCTTGTTCCAATCTTGCTACATCACGGAGAAGCTTATAGGATAAAATTGAAACCGTAGGACAAGCTGCCACTATAGAAAAATTTATATTTTCAGCAACTCCGTAAGTTAGTACATCCCAGGCAACAGCATATTCAGAATAAGATGCTTTTGAAGGAAAAGCAATCACTCGTTGGCCAACAGTTAGGCTTTTCACCTTATCTCCTATGGCTTCAACGGTTCCAGCGATATCCAGTCCAGGTGTTAAAGGAAGGTCTCCCTGCAAAAAGACGTAATCCATCATTCTTAGTTCGACTCTTCGCAATATAAGCACACTGCCTGTATGCGATTCTTTTTATTTAATGACCTTTTTCAAGTAAAATAGATATAAACTGGTTTGCTATAATTAGGCAATCTTAAAGGAAACGATTTCTGGAAAGGGAGAAAAATCACATGAAGAAGATACTATTATCAGTGTTCTTACTATTTGCCGTTATTTTATCAGCCTGTGGTGACCAACAACAGCAAAGCGGCCAAGCTGATACAGATAGTCAACAGGAGGATGTAAATGAAGAGGAAAACACTCAAGATGGAACCCAAGCGGATGGGAACGGTAATCAGGGAGGTTCTGGTGGGATTGCGGCAGGAACACTAGAACCCACACTGGAAGTCAATGGAAAACAGGCATCCTTTCAAATAACGAATCAAACAGAGCGTGTGAAAAAACTTATTCTTCCGGGAAATTCTCCATACACATATGTCATTACTAATGCCGAGGGAAAAACGGTTTTTGAAATATCAAAAAGCAATCCGCAATTTGAGCAAAAGAAACCAGTCACCCTGAAACAAGGAGAGGTCATCGAGTACAAGCTGTCTATCCCCGAAGCTTTGCAGCCAGGGACCTATGATATCACTGCTATTTTGCATACTGAGCCTGTGGTAAAGGCAAAAACTTCATTCACAAGGGAATAGATCTACTTCCCCTCAAGCTTAATAAATAATTTCTCTAAGTCACACTGTAAGAACACCTTCCTATTAAGATGGCTACACAGTAAGGTTGATTGTATAGAAAAGCCCCCTTTTCCAATAAATATATTAGACTAGAGGGCTTGGTATTTTTGTTCCATATGTTTAACCTTGAATATCACGCTTCTTATATCCGATAAAGCCCAAAATCGTTAGAACCATTGCGAAAATTGTTAATATGGAGACATTCGTAACATCCATATCTTCAATGGGAATTTGCGGAATATGCCCATACGGTGATAGTTTACTCACCCATTCCGGAAATTGAAACAAACCGCCCATGTAAACAGCCACAAAGGAAAAGATTAAATATAACCAAGTTAACCCTGTTAATTTTGGCTCCATTCCAACAAACAATACCGCGAAACCAATCATGATCCACGTTGCAGGCAGATACACCATTGCTGCACTATAAAAAGTACTAAAACCGATCGCATCATCCATAACGGCTCCTCCGACAACTCCTAAACCAATTGCTGCAAGGGACAGCATCACAATTCCAACGAAAATAGATAGGATGAAGTAGCTCCCCATTAGGCGCTTACGGGACACCGCTCGACCTAACAAGTGTTCCGTACGATTCTTTTTCTCTTCGGCTTTAAGCTTGAATAGTACCATTAGGGCAGGGATGGTACTAATAATGGAGAGAATTGACATTAACATCGTTATAAACTGTTCTGTTAGCGAAACCCCCTCCACAGGTGTTAAGAGATCTTCCATCATATCTATATTTGCAAAAATGGACTCTAGATCACCTAATACCGAACCATAGGATGCTCCGATCATAAATATGCCTATCCCCCATGCAATTAATCCTGTGCGCTGAATTCTTAAGGCAAGACCGAACGGACTTTGTAAAAATGCAGTGGCATGTTTCCTTCCAGGTTTCGATGGCAAAAATCCAGATCCCAGGTCACGAATCGCATTCAGATAAAGCGCAAGTACAGCTAACACACCCGCCACACCTACCGTTAGTAAAATCGGCCACCAGTAGTTATTAACATAAACTTCCGCACCTAACACCCAGCCAAGTGGGGAAAGCCATGAAAGAGTTTCGTTTCCCACATCGCCAATTGCCCGCATAAGATAGGCGATGCCCAGGACAGCGAACGATAGACCTGTTGCCCCTCGGGAACCTTTCGAAAGTTGGGCAGAAAGTGCAGTGAGGCTTGCGAAGAAGAATCCGGTGGCTCCTAAAGCCGCACCGTATAGAAGGGAGCCCTCTAAATCCATGCTTTCAAGTCCTAACGCGTACAGGCCAAATCCAATTAATAACGCTAATAATACATTCGTGCCAAACAAAACAGAAATTGTGGCATTTAAATTAGCTAGCCGCCCAGCAGGAAGAGACCGAATCATTTCAACACGCCCATCTTCTTCATTCGCCCGTGTATGACGGGTAACAAGTAAAATACTCATAATTCCAACGACTACCGCTGTCATGAGTAATGTTTGATGAGCCATCATAGCTCCGAACGTATAGTTTTCTAACCCATAACCTTGACCGACCATCGCTGTCATGGCAGGGTTACCCATTGTTTCAGCAATAGCCTCTCTATCTTGCTTTGTCGCGTATAAATCAGTAAATGACACGGCCACTAAAAATGTAAAAGCAGATAGCGCCACTAACCAAACAGGAATGCGAATACGATCCTGTCGTACTATGAAACGGGAGAGTTCCATCGATTTACTGTATAACTGTTTTGACATTATGCCTTCCCCCCTGCTCCTGACTTGTTAGCAGGTTGATCCCCCTCGTAATGACGCATGAATAAATCCTCTAAGTTCGGTGGTGCGCTTTCTAATTTTACTACCCCGAACTGACTTACATACTTGATCACATTGTCCATATTAGGGATATCTACTTGAAATGAAAGTGCTTGACCTTTCTCTCTGATATCGTGCACACCTTTTAATTCGTGTAAAGCAGTAATGGGTTGCTTCGTTTCGAGAAGAAAAGTTGTTCTTGTTAAGTGCCTCAACTCATTTAAAGTACCGGTTTCGATCATCTTTCCTTGACGAATGATCCCGACTTTGTCGCACAATTTTTCAACTTCGGATAAAATGTGACTGGAAAGCAGAATACTTTTCC carries:
- a CDS encoding zinc-binding dehydrogenase is translated as MVKGRHYPGFFSRGGLRIKHELLGNIRETCSLRQFKWKIGNFKTKELHASCRSILGYSLGTTRKERPETLSEAASEILKYISNGQLNIKIGKEFPLEEAGQAHQPIESEKYY
- a CDS encoding quinone oxidoreductase family protein, with translation MMDYVFLQGDLPLTPGLDIAGTVEAIGDKVKSLTVGQRVIAFPSKASYSEYAVAWDVLTYGVAENINFSIVAACPTVSILSYKLLRDVARLEQGENVLIHAAAGGATAIQLAKILGAGQVIGTVSHKDKFLVIEEAGADHVLLYDRFSDKVNELTNGKGATLSWIL
- a CDS encoding BsuPI-related putative proteinase inhibitor, which gives rise to MKKILLSVFLLFAVILSACGDQQQQSGQADTDSQQEDVNEEENTQDGTQADGNGNQGGSGGIAAGTLEPTLEVNGKQASFQITNQTERVKKLILPGNSPYTYVITNAEGKTVFEISKSNPQFEQKKPVTLKQGEVIEYKLSIPEALQPGTYDITAILHTEPVVKAKTSFTRE
- a CDS encoding ABC transporter permease, which gives rise to MSKQLYSKSMELSRFIVRQDRIRIPVWLVALSAFTFLVAVSFTDLYATKQDREAIAETMGNPAMTAMVGQGYGLENYTFGAMMAHQTLLMTAVVVGIMSILLVTRHTRANEEDGRVEMIRSLPAGRLANLNATISVLFGTNVLLALLIGFGLYALGLESMDLEGSLLYGAALGATGFFFASLTALSAQLSKGSRGATGLSFAVLGIAYLMRAIGDVGNETLSWLSPLGWVLGAEVYVNNYWWPILLTVGVAGVLAVLALYLNAIRDLGSGFLPSKPGRKHATAFLQSPFGLALRIQRTGLIAWGIGIFMIGASYGSVLGDLESIFANIDMMEDLLTPVEGVSLTEQFITMLMSILSIISTIPALMVLFKLKAEEKKNRTEHLLGRAVSRKRLMGSYFILSIFVGIVMLSLAAIGLGVVGGAVMDDAIGFSTFYSAAMVYLPATWIMIGFAVLFVGMEPKLTGLTWLYLIFSFVAVYMGGLFQFPEWVSKLSPYGHIPQIPIEDMDVTNVSILTIFAMVLTILGFIGYKKRDIQG